Genomic window (Chryseobacterium sp. H1D6B):
TCATCGGCTCTTAATTGATGAACAAATTGATTAACCAGAGCATTTGAAATAGAAGCCGGCTTAAAGTCTTTATCTAAAAATCCATCTCCAGATGCTGCCCACTTTAAAATAATATAGGGTCTTTTCTTTTCGTGGAAGGTGAAGAACCTTTTATTTAATTCAATGCATTCTTTTTCTAAAATTCCAGAAATGACTTCAATTCCTGCGTCCTGAATGATTTTTTTTCCTTTTCCATCTACTTTATCATGGGAATCCATTGCTCCGATCACGACTTTTTTAAAACCAAGCTCTTTGATCTTTAAAGCACAAGGCGGTGTTTTCCCGTAATGGGCACAAGGTTCCAAAGACACATAGATTGTTGATTCAGGAATAAGTTCTTTGTTTTTTACAGAATTGATAGCATTGATTTCAGCGTGGTTTTCCCCTGCTTTATGGTGGCAGCCTTCACCTATGATCTTACCGTTATGTACAATAACACTTCCTACCAGTGGATTAGGGTATGTTCTGCCCAAAGCTTTCTGAGCCAGCTCAATACATCTTTTAATATATAATTGGTCCTCCATAGTAAAGAAAAAAGCGAAGACAAATTTCTTTGCTCCGCCTTTTTTAAGATTTTTAAATTATTTATTCTCCAGCGATAATGCTGTGAAGATTTTGTTTTAAAGTTTCCAAATGAGCCTTCTTTTCATCGATCATGATGTAAGTGTCTTTTAATAAAGGATTTTCTCTTGACGGCTTTGTAAAGAAAGATAAATTATTTTCTAGTTTTACAATTTCAGATTCAAGATCAGAGATCTGGCTCTTAATTTTTCTTGCTTTGTCAGTAAGCTGGGTTTCAGAAAGTCCGTTTTCTTTCAGCTCAAGCTCATTGATTTTATTAAGTTTTAATTTCTCTCTTAAAGTTTTGTTGAATTCAGTATTGATCGTAATTTTATCTCTAGGAACTTTTCCAATATTATTCCATGCTGTTTTTATACTTTCAATCTTTTCAATACTTCCTTCGTCATTAGAAACTGTTTTAAGGTCTTCAAGAAGATCTCTTTTTTGTTTGTAATTTTCTTTCCAGTTATCTGTAGAGGCACTGCTTTTTTCTCTGTAATTGTTGAAGAAAGTGTTGCAGGCATCACGGAATTCATCCCAGATTTTATTAGTCATGCTTTTTGGAACATGGCCTATTTTTTTCCAGTCTTCCTGAAGTTTTTTAAACAATGGAACAGCAATTTCCCATTCTTCAGTATTCATATTGTCTTTAGCGGTCTCAATTAATTTTAATTTCTCTTCCAGATTGGTCTGCTGAGAACCTTTTAAAGATTTATAGTAGCTGTTCTTATTGGTGTTGAAACTTCTCAGTATCGTTTTAAAATCATTCCAGTTCTGGTTTGATAGTTTTCTTGGAACACTTCCTGTCTTTAAGAATTCTGAACGCAGATCCTCAACTCTTCTTATTGAGTTCTGCCAGTAATTATGGTTAGGAGTCTCGCTAGGCTCAGAGAGTTTTTTTATTTCAGCAATGATCTGGTCTTTCTTTTCAAGATTAGCATTCTGCTCAGATTCTATTGCAGCAGAAAGTTCAGATTTTCTTTCGTGGATTTTATTTGAGATTTCTTTAAATTCTTCCCAAGTTTTTTCGCGGAATTCTTCTGCTACCGGTTCAGCTTCTTCTTTCCAAAGTTTATGAAGGTACTGAAGTTCATTTAAAGCTTTTTGAATGACAGGCTCGTTTTCAAGTTCTTTTGCACGGGCAATAATATGTTGTCTTTTCTCTAAATTATGACTATATTCCTGTTCTAAAAATTCTTTATTTAGATCCAGCATTTGATAGAATTGATTCAAATGGTGAAAATAATTGTTATTAAGAATTTTAAATTCAGATTTAGCAACTTGTCCGGCTCTAGACCAGTCTTCTTTTATTTCACGGATAGATTTGAAAAGGTTGGTTCCTGGTTCAGAATTAGTATAAAGATTTTTAAGTCTTTCAATAATCGTCTGGCGGTGGTCAAGATTTTTCTTCTGCTCTTCTTCCTGTCCTTTTTGGAAGCTATCGTGCTTTTCTCTGAAAATATTGACTAATGCAGAAAATTTAGCCTGCGAAGGATGCTCATAACTGAAATTTTCAGGAGCATTTCCCGCTTCGGCATATTCATGCTTTTTATCTTCCACTTCATCATGGATATAATGACTTGCTTTTTCTTTCAGCAGATTAAATTCTTTGAAATTTTCACCGGCATTAGCCTCATTGATGATTTTTTCCATTTCTTTCAAAGCATCACCTAAAGATATATCTGCAACTATATGTTCTTCTGGAGTTTCTACATCTTCTTCCTGCAGATTTTCTTCGATAGTTACCGTGTTTTCGGATGATTCTTCTTGAGGTAGTTCAGTAGAAATTTTATTTTCTTCGTTTTCAGAAAGATTATTTTCTGTTGTCATAGCAAATCTTATTATGTGAATGGCGTTAATATCTTTAAAAATGACCAAAAAGCCAATTAAAGCACTAATTTATGTTATTTTTTTTGAAAATTCCAAATTTCCCAAGCTTTTTCTGCTTGCTGTTCAAGCATGTAATAACCGTTTACAGTTTTTGCTCCTTGATTTGAGGCGTTAATGATAAATTGAGTATAGTTTGGATTGTAAATTAAATCGATTACTAAATGCTCTTTAGACAGTCCTTCGAAGGGGAATTTTAAACACTCTTCTATATTTGGAAATGTCCCTACAGGAGTACATTGTACAATGATTTTGTGATTCTGAATGGTTTCTTTATTTAGGTTTTCAAAATTAATTTCGGACTTCCTTGAAACAGTTTTAGAGGCAATACCGTTCTTATTTAAAACATATTCTACCGCTTTTGCAGCACCTCCGTTTCCTAAAATCAATGCTGTATTTTGAGGTGGTTTTTTATGAAGAAGAAGTGTTTTCTCAAAACCAAAAGCATCAGTATTATATCCTATTTTCTTTCCGTTTTGAATTAATACACAGTTCACTGCTCCAATTTTTTCTGCTTCATCACTTAATTCATCCAAATAATCGATTATTTTCTCTTTGTAAGGAATAGTTACATTAAAACCTAAAAGCTCAGGGATCGAAAATAAACCTTCCACTTCATTGATTTCATTCAAATCAAAAATATCATAGGAATAACCTTTTAACATTAATTTTTGAAATTTATCCTCGAAAAATTTTTTAGAAAAAGAATAGGATATATTTTTTCCTATTAAGCCTAATTTTTTATTAGAATCCATAGATCAAAAATAAAAAAAAGACCGAATAAATCGGTCTTTAGGGTATGAAATATTTTCAATCTTTTATTCTACAATGAATTTTGAAGAAATGTCATCTGTTTTAAGGATGTAAACTCCTTTTACAAGACCTTGAAGATTGATTTTATTTGAGTTTTTGAAAGGATCAATAACTATTTGCAGTAATTTTCCTGACAGATCGTAGATTTCTGCTTTTAAAATTTTGTTCAGATTTTCACCTTTTACAAAAAGTTCATTGTTTCTAATCGGGTTAGGATAAACAGCAAAATTTGAATTTTGTTTTACTTCATTCGTTGCCAAAATTGTTGAGCTCCATATCATATTCACCCATTCTGGATGGTCAATGAAAGGGTTTCTGTTTTGTTGTCTTGCATAGATTGCATTGTTTCTGTCAATTTCTCTTTGTGAAACAGGATCTTGTGCAGCCCATTTCAACATCAGATTAATATACCACTGCTGAAAACCTCTGTTTGTACTTCCGTCTAGTGGGCTTGATGCAGTCTGATATTGGCTGAAAGAAGCCAGTCTGTTTTCATATCTTGTGATGAAATACAGCTGCATTCTTGCAATATCTCCTTTAAATTCGTTGATAGGCTCTAAAATAGTTCCTCCATAACCAGGAAAATTACAAGCTCCAAGTTTAGTTCCATTGGTTGAAGTCCATGTTGGTGAAGAAGTTTCTCCGTAAGGATAGTCAGCTCTTTTACTGTTCACATAATAATCTGTTGGGATCACGAAATGTGCATCGTTAGCCATTGGAGTAGCATTGATTCCTCCAAAATATGTTTTTGGTAAAGAGTGCTCTCTGTTGTAGCAAGAGTTTTCATGGTTTGATCCGTTACCACATTGATTTCCGCCTGCAGAAACCT
Coding sequences:
- a CDS encoding shikimate dehydrogenase, coding for MDSNKKLGLIGKNISYSFSKKFFEDKFQKLMLKGYSYDIFDLNEINEVEGLFSIPELLGFNVTIPYKEKIIDYLDELSDEAEKIGAVNCVLIQNGKKIGYNTDAFGFEKTLLLHKKPPQNTALILGNGGAAKAVEYVLNKNGIASKTVSRKSEINFENLNKETIQNHKIIVQCTPVGTFPNIEECLKFPFEGLSKEHLVIDLIYNPNYTQFIINASNQGAKTVNGYYMLEQQAEKAWEIWNFQKK
- a CDS encoding DUF349 domain-containing protein, with product MTTENNLSENEENKISTELPQEESSENTVTIEENLQEEDVETPEEHIVADISLGDALKEMEKIINEANAGENFKEFNLLKEKASHYIHDEVEDKKHEYAEAGNAPENFSYEHPSQAKFSALVNIFREKHDSFQKGQEEEQKKNLDHRQTIIERLKNLYTNSEPGTNLFKSIREIKEDWSRAGQVAKSEFKILNNNYFHHLNQFYQMLDLNKEFLEQEYSHNLEKRQHIIARAKELENEPVIQKALNELQYLHKLWKEEAEPVAEEFREKTWEEFKEISNKIHERKSELSAAIESEQNANLEKKDQIIAEIKKLSEPSETPNHNYWQNSIRRVEDLRSEFLKTGSVPRKLSNQNWNDFKTILRSFNTNKNSYYKSLKGSQQTNLEEKLKLIETAKDNMNTEEWEIAVPLFKKLQEDWKKIGHVPKSMTNKIWDEFRDACNTFFNNYREKSSASTDNWKENYKQKRDLLEDLKTVSNDEGSIEKIESIKTAWNNIGKVPRDKITINTEFNKTLREKLKLNKINELELKENGLSETQLTDKARKIKSQISDLESEIVKLENNLSFFTKPSRENPLLKDTYIMIDEKKAHLETLKQNLHSIIAGE
- the ribD gene encoding bifunctional diaminohydroxyphosphoribosylaminopyrimidine deaminase/5-amino-6-(5-phosphoribosylamino)uracil reductase RibD, yielding MEDQLYIKRCIELAQKALGRTYPNPLVGSVIVHNGKIIGEGCHHKAGENHAEINAINSVKNKELIPESTIYVSLEPCAHYGKTPPCALKIKELGFKKVVIGAMDSHDKVDGKGKKIIQDAGIEVISGILEKECIELNKRFFTFHEKKRPYIILKWAASGDGFLDKDFKPASISNALVNQFVHQLRADEHAILVGTQTAVTDNPSLTVRKVEGVNPVRIVIDFDLKVPADYKIYNSESKTLIFNRVKENIINNIHFIKIEKENFLQHLMDALYKHQIQSVIIEGGRFTLQQFIDAGLWDETIIIKNENLKLENGTKAPEFVLKPKKIKTYRDNVISFYSNINS
- a CDS encoding endonuclease, encoding MKRILSFFLLSFALINASAQIPANYYNGTAGLTGYPLKTKLYQIISTGALDLGYGSGTGGLWTTYATSDVDNYYENNGTLLDMYSEKPNGPDSYEYGIGQVSAGGNQCGNGSNHENSCYNREHSLPKTYFGGINATPMANDAHFVIPTDYYVNSKRADYPYGETSSPTWTSTNGTKLGACNFPGYGGTILEPINEFKGDIARMQLYFITRYENRLASFSQYQTASSPLDGSTNRGFQQWYINLMLKWAAQDPVSQREIDRNNAIYARQQNRNPFIDHPEWVNMIWSSTILATNEVKQNSNFAVYPNPIRNNELFVKGENLNKILKAEIYDLSGKLLQIVIDPFKNSNKINLQGLVKGVYILKTDDISSKFIVE